A genomic region of Mycolicibacterium poriferae contains the following coding sequences:
- a CDS encoding MoaD/ThiS family protein, with product MSVTVSIPTILRTHTGGEKRVSASGDTLSAVIADLEANYSGISERLVDPADPGKLQRFVNIYVNDEDVRFSGGLGTTISDGDSVTILPAVAGG from the coding sequence ATGTCTGTCACCGTGTCGATCCCGACCATCCTGCGCACCCACACCGGAGGGGAGAAGCGTGTCAGCGCCTCCGGTGACACGCTCAGCGCGGTCATCGCCGACCTCGAGGCGAACTACTCCGGTATCTCCGAGCGTCTCGTCGATCCGGCCGACCCGGGCAAGCTGCAGCGCTTCGTCAACATCTACGTCAACGACGAGGACGTCCGCTTCTCCGGCGGGTTGGGGACCACCATCTCCGACGGAGACTCGGTGACCATCCTGCCCGCCGTGGCAGGAGGCTGA
- a CDS encoding cysteine synthase: protein MTRYDSLLQALGNTPLVGLQRLSPLWDGGSPDSGGAPHVRLWAKLEDRNPTGSIKDRPALRMIEDAEREGRLQPGATILEPTSGNTGISLAMAAMLKGYQMVCVMPENTSIERRQILELYGARIIFSPAEGGSNTAVAHAKELAAEHPSWVMLYQYGNPSNSAAHYDGTGPELLADLPEITHFVAGLGTTGTLMGTGRYLREHVPDVQIVAAEPRYGEGVYALRNIDEGFIPELYDPRVLTTRFAVGAFDAVRRTRELIQVEGIFAGISTGAILHAALGMAAKAVKAGERADIAFTVCDAGWKYLSTGAYAGSLDDAEDALEGQLWA, encoded by the coding sequence ATGACCCGGTACGACTCGCTGCTCCAGGCCCTGGGCAACACCCCGCTCGTCGGCCTGCAACGGCTCTCGCCGTTGTGGGACGGCGGGTCCCCGGACTCCGGGGGCGCCCCGCACGTGCGGCTGTGGGCCAAGTTGGAGGACCGCAACCCCACCGGCTCGATCAAGGACCGGCCCGCGCTGCGGATGATCGAGGACGCCGAACGGGAGGGCCGCCTCCAACCGGGCGCGACCATCCTGGAACCCACCAGTGGCAACACCGGTATCTCGTTGGCCATGGCCGCGATGCTCAAGGGCTACCAGATGGTCTGCGTGATGCCCGAGAACACCTCGATCGAGCGCCGCCAGATCCTGGAGCTCTACGGCGCCCGGATCATCTTCTCGCCCGCCGAGGGCGGCTCCAACACCGCGGTGGCACACGCCAAGGAGCTGGCCGCCGAACATCCGTCCTGGGTGATGCTCTACCAGTACGGCAATCCGTCCAACAGCGCGGCCCACTACGACGGGACCGGGCCCGAGCTGCTGGCCGACCTGCCCGAGATCACGCATTTCGTCGCCGGGCTGGGCACCACCGGCACCCTGATGGGCACCGGGCGCTACCTGCGCGAACACGTGCCCGACGTGCAGATCGTCGCCGCCGAGCCGCGCTACGGCGAAGGCGTGTACGCGCTGCGCAACATCGACGAGGGCTTCATCCCCGAGCTCTACGATCCGCGGGTGCTGACCACCCGGTTCGCCGTCGGCGCCTTCGACGCCGTCCGGCGCACCCGGGAGTTGATCCAGGTGGAGGGCATCTTCGCGGGCATTTCCACCGGGGCCATCCTGCACGCCGCGCTGGGGATGGCGGCCAAGGCGGTCAAGGCCGGTGAGCGTGCCGACATCGCGTTCACCGTCTGCGATGCCGGTTGGAAGTATCTGTCGACCGGCGCGTACGCCGGTAGCCTGGATGACGCGGAGGACGCGTTGGAAGGGCAACTATGGGCATGA
- a CDS encoding Mov34/MPN/PAD-1 family protein, which yields MLTIRADLVDAMVAHARADHPDEACGVIAGPEGSDRPERYIAMVNAERSPTFYRFDSGEQLKVWREMDNADEAPVVIYHSHTATEAYPSRTDISYASEPDAHYVLVSTRDPDAHELRSYRIVDGVVTEEPVQIVEQY from the coding sequence GTGCTGACGATCCGTGCCGACCTCGTCGACGCGATGGTCGCGCACGCGCGGGCCGATCATCCGGACGAAGCGTGCGGGGTGATCGCCGGCCCGGAGGGCTCCGATCGCCCGGAGCGCTACATCGCCATGGTCAACGCCGAGCGCTCACCGACGTTCTACCGGTTCGATTCCGGGGAACAGCTCAAGGTGTGGCGTGAGATGGACAACGCCGACGAAGCCCCCGTCGTGATCTATCACTCGCACACCGCGACCGAGGCCTATCCCAGCCGCACCGACATCTCGTATGCCTCCGAACCCGACGCCCACTACGTCCTGGTGTCCACCCGCGACCCCGACGCTCACGAACTCCGCAGTTACCGCATCGTCGACGGCGTCGTGACCGAAGAGCCCGTCCAGATCGTCGAGCAGTACTGA